The Caldisericum exile AZM16c01 region ACAGCAATTTTTATTATGTCGTTCACAGTATCAGATACAACAAACCCGTTAACTATCTTTGGTTCTACTACAAGTTCATCCGTAACTATTGAATCATTTCGCAATCCTATTACCCTAATTTTTTTACCTTTTACGGGAACTTTTAATTTCTCAAATGTTGCAGTCTTGAGGTTTATTGTGTTCTTTACAGCATCATCGTGACGTGGCTCTTCAACATCGAAAAGAGGAACTCCGTCCTTCGCAACAAGTTGTCCATCCTTGAACACAAGATCCATTTTTTTCAAACTCTCAAAAACAACAATATCCGCAATATAGCCAGGGGCAATACCACCTTTTCTTCTAAATCCAAAGAAAAGTGATGGGTTAAGAGTGGCAAGTCTAACAGCAGTAGGCAAAGGTATTCCATTTTCTACAAGAAGTCTAATTGCAAAGTTTATGTGTCCTTCTGAAATAAGATCCTCGGGATGTTTATCGTCAGTGCAAAGTAAGAAACGGTGTTTCGTGCTATCATTTAAAACTGGGAGCAAGTTTTTTGCATCTCTTGTAACCGATCCTTCACGCATCATTATCCACATACCTTTAGATAATTTTTCAAGCGCTTCCTCTTTGGTTGTGCACTCGTGATCTGCAAGTATACCGGCTGAAAGATAAGCATTTAAATCATATCCTGAAAGGGTTGGAGAGTGTCCATCTATAACTCCATTTCTAAAAAGCAAAATTTTGTCCAAAATCTCTGGGTCTTTATTGATAACTCCAGGATAATTCATCATTTCTGCAAGACCCAGCACTTTTTCATGATTTTTTAATACTGCAAGGTCCTCGGCATATAAAGTTGCTCCTGACGTTTCAAGATTTGTTGCAGGCACACAACTTGAAAGCATAAAATAAATATCCATTGGTAAATTCTTTGAAGCATTTATCATAAA contains the following coding sequences:
- the ade gene encoding adenine deaminase; the protein is MELDRRKLSNIIDVARRRKAADILIKNAKIVNVFNETIVEGNVAIAEGVIAGIGGYDEANTVFDVDGAFVSPSFIDSHMHIESTMLIPTEFAKAVVPLGTTTAIVDPHEIANVAGIPGIQFMINASKNLPMDIYFMLSSCVPATNLETSGATLYAEDLAVLKNHEKVLGLAEMMNYPGVINKDPEILDKILLFRNGVIDGHSPTLSGYDLNAYLSAGILADHECTTKEEALEKLSKGMWIMMREGSVTRDAKNLLPVLNDSTKHRFLLCTDDKHPEDLISEGHINFAIRLLVENGIPLPTAVRLATLNPSLFFGFRRKGGIAPGYIADIVVFESLKKMDLVFKDGQLVAKDGVPLFDVEEPRHDDAVKNTINLKTATFEKLKVPVKGKKIRVIGLRNDSIVTDELVVEPKIVNGFVVSDTVNDIIKIAVFERHKATGKVAVGFIHGLGLKNGAFATSIAHDSHNIIVAGENDKDMLLSVSQLEAMGGGIALAKNGVVLDYLALPYGGLMTNRSVYEVAEILKRLHKVAHESLGVTYPDPFMALAFMHLAVIPKLKITDSGLVDVEKFSFVDLFVE